A region from the Streptomyces sp. 3214.6 genome encodes:
- a CDS encoding glucose-1-phosphate cytidylyltransferase encodes MKVVLFCGGYGMRMRSGAADDVPKPMAMVGPRPLIWHVMRYYAHFGHREFILCLGYGAHHIKDFFLNYEETTSNDFVLRGGRTELLSTDIADWTITFAQTGIESPIGERLRRVRHHLDGDEMFLANYADVLTDAPLPEMIDRFARRDAGASMMVVPPQSSFHCVELGEDGLVGGITAVSDMPLWENGGYFVLRQEIFDHIPENGDLVADGCAQLAKQGRLVAHQHRGFWKPTDTVKERAALDDAYARGERPWAVWERDNAGVGA; translated from the coding sequence ATGAAGGTCGTTCTGTTCTGCGGCGGTTACGGGATGCGGATGCGGAGCGGCGCCGCAGACGACGTGCCCAAGCCGATGGCGATGGTCGGCCCGCGGCCGCTGATCTGGCACGTCATGCGCTACTACGCACACTTCGGGCACAGGGAGTTCATCCTGTGCCTCGGCTACGGGGCCCACCACATCAAGGACTTCTTCCTCAACTACGAGGAGACGACGTCCAACGACTTCGTGCTGCGGGGCGGCCGGACCGAACTGCTGTCCACCGACATCGCCGACTGGACGATCACGTTCGCGCAGACCGGCATCGAGTCACCGATCGGGGAGCGGCTGCGCCGGGTGCGGCACCACCTGGACGGCGACGAGATGTTCCTCGCCAACTACGCCGACGTGCTCACCGACGCCCCGCTGCCGGAGATGATCGACCGGTTCGCCCGGCGTGACGCCGGTGCGTCGATGATGGTGGTGCCGCCGCAGTCGTCGTTCCACTGCGTGGAGTTGGGCGAGGACGGCCTGGTCGGGGGCATCACCGCGGTGAGCGACATGCCGCTGTGGGAGAACGGCGGCTACTTCGTGCTCCGCCAGGAGATCTTCGACCACATCCCGGAGAACGGGGACCTGGTCGCCGACGGATGCGCCCAACTGGCCAAGCAGGGGCGGCTGGTGGCGCACCAGCACCGCGGCTTCTGGAAGCCGACCGACACCGTGAAGGAGCGCGCCGCGCTCGACGACGCCTACGCCCGGGGCGAACGCCCGTGGGCCGTGTGGGAGCGGGACAACGCCGGGGTCGGCGCGTGA
- a CDS encoding class I SAM-dependent methyltransferase: MTRCRLCGSEAMASVVDLGATPPCESFLAADQLDRPEPAYPLHLRVCTDCWLAQIPPLITPEETFKEYAYFSSYSTSWVEHARTFVADAAARLALGTDAFVVEVASNDGYLLRHVVDRGIRCLGIEPSVNVGAAARDAGVPTLTEFLSPETGSAVREEHGPANLVVANNVYAHIPDVVGFTQGLRALVADDGWVSIEVQHLLTLIEENQYDTIYHEHFQYYTVASAIRALASGGLALVDVELLPTHGGSIRLWARPAEAAGEPTPRVADVLAREKAAGLQELSGYAEFSARVAKVRRDLLRFLIEAAERGETVVGYGAPGKGNTLLNHCGIRPDLLAYTVDRNPYKHGRFTPGTRIPILPPEQIAADKPDYVVVLPWNLRAELVEQLSFVGDWGGRLVFPIPELSIVEPSIVEVASRKVTA, from the coding sequence ATGACACGATGCCGACTCTGCGGCTCGGAAGCGATGGCGAGCGTCGTCGACCTCGGGGCGACGCCACCATGTGAGAGCTTTCTCGCCGCGGACCAACTGGACCGGCCGGAACCCGCGTACCCGCTGCACCTGCGGGTCTGCACCGACTGCTGGCTGGCGCAGATCCCGCCGCTGATCACGCCGGAGGAGACGTTCAAGGAGTACGCGTACTTCTCCTCGTACTCGACGTCCTGGGTGGAGCACGCGCGCACGTTCGTCGCCGACGCCGCAGCGCGCCTTGCTCTCGGTACCGACGCCTTCGTGGTCGAGGTCGCGAGCAACGACGGATACCTGCTGCGGCACGTGGTGGACCGGGGGATCCGCTGCCTGGGCATCGAGCCGTCGGTGAACGTCGGCGCCGCGGCGCGGGACGCGGGCGTGCCCACGCTCACGGAGTTCCTGAGCCCGGAGACCGGCTCGGCCGTCCGCGAAGAGCACGGCCCGGCGAACCTGGTCGTGGCCAACAACGTGTACGCGCACATCCCCGACGTGGTCGGGTTCACCCAGGGCCTGCGCGCCCTGGTCGCCGACGACGGCTGGGTCTCCATCGAGGTGCAGCATCTGCTGACCCTGATCGAGGAGAACCAGTACGACACGATCTACCACGAGCACTTCCAGTACTACACGGTCGCGTCCGCGATCCGGGCCCTTGCCAGCGGCGGGCTCGCGCTCGTGGACGTCGAGCTGCTGCCCACGCACGGCGGCTCCATCCGGCTGTGGGCCCGGCCCGCCGAGGCGGCCGGCGAGCCGACGCCGCGGGTGGCCGACGTGCTGGCCCGGGAGAAGGCCGCCGGTCTTCAGGAGCTGTCGGGGTACGCCGAGTTCTCCGCCCGGGTGGCCAAGGTGCGCCGGGACCTGCTCAGGTTCCTCATCGAGGCGGCCGAGCGCGGTGAGACGGTCGTCGGCTACGGCGCGCCGGGCAAGGGCAACACCCTGCTCAACCACTGCGGCATCCGGCCCGACCTGCTCGCGTACACGGTCGACCGCAACCCCTACAAGCACGGCCGGTTCACCCCGGGCACCCGTATCCCGATCCTGCCGCCCGAGCAGATAGCCGCCGACAAGCCGGACTACGTCGTCGTCCTGCCGTGGAACCTGCGGGCCGAGTTGGTCGAGCAGCTGTCCTTCGTGGGCGACTGGGGCGGCCGACTGGTCTTTCCCATCCCGGAACTGAGCATCGTCGAACCGAGCATTGTCGAGGTCGCGTCTCGAAAGGTCACAGCATGA
- a CDS encoding glycosyltransferase, producing MHILVAHNRYASAQPSGENKVVDQEVALLREAGHQVELFERRSDDIAARSLPGKVAVPLLVPWNPAVRTELAARLRAERPDVVHVHNVFPLLSPAVLAACADAGVPAVATLHNYTQVCPPGTLQRDGRPCTECVGSTPLPAVRHGCYRNSRLATVPLAVSLAVNRRRWWSGVERFFCISAAQRDVLVRAGMPAERLAVKHNFVPDPDARREGAGEHLLYLGRLAEAKGVRLLMAAWDELAASGGVGVPLVIAGTGPLEPEVTAWAAGRDDVRYVGLYDTAECQKAIARSVAVVAPSTWLEAFGLVVVEAMAAGVPVVAAGHGAFVELVEDGVTGLLHRPGEAASLASCLRRIAAEPDHNRELGREARLRYEHGFSPAVGLDRLVDEYRTAIAGRSALTRGGDTRASRGDGDSR from the coding sequence ATGCACATCCTCGTGGCGCACAACCGCTACGCCTCGGCGCAGCCGAGCGGGGAGAACAAGGTCGTCGACCAGGAGGTGGCGCTGCTGCGCGAGGCAGGCCACCAGGTCGAGCTGTTCGAGCGGCGCAGCGACGACATCGCCGCCCGCTCCCTGCCGGGCAAGGTCGCGGTGCCGCTGCTGGTGCCGTGGAACCCGGCGGTCCGCACGGAGCTCGCCGCCCGGCTGCGCGCCGAGCGGCCGGACGTGGTGCACGTCCACAACGTCTTCCCGCTGCTGTCGCCGGCGGTCCTTGCCGCCTGCGCCGACGCCGGCGTGCCCGCCGTCGCCACACTGCACAACTACACCCAGGTCTGCCCGCCCGGCACGTTGCAGCGCGACGGCCGGCCCTGCACCGAGTGCGTCGGGTCGACGCCGCTGCCCGCCGTCCGGCACGGCTGCTACCGGAACTCCCGCCTGGCGACGGTGCCGCTCGCGGTGAGCCTGGCGGTCAACCGGCGGCGGTGGTGGTCCGGTGTGGAGCGGTTCTTCTGCATCTCCGCGGCGCAGCGCGACGTCCTGGTGCGGGCCGGCATGCCGGCCGAGCGACTCGCGGTGAAGCACAACTTCGTGCCCGACCCGGACGCCCGCCGAGAGGGTGCCGGCGAGCATCTGCTCTATCTCGGCCGGCTCGCCGAGGCCAAGGGCGTGCGGCTGCTCATGGCTGCGTGGGACGAGCTCGCGGCGAGCGGCGGTGTGGGCGTGCCGCTCGTGATCGCCGGCACGGGGCCGCTGGAGCCGGAGGTGACCGCCTGGGCGGCGGGCCGGGACGACGTGCGCTACGTCGGCCTGTACGACACCGCGGAGTGCCAGAAAGCCATCGCGCGGTCGGTCGCCGTGGTGGCTCCCTCGACGTGGTTGGAGGCGTTCGGCCTGGTGGTCGTGGAGGCGATGGCGGCCGGGGTTCCGGTCGTCGCCGCCGGTCACGGCGCCTTCGTCGAACTCGTCGAGGACGGGGTGACCGGGCTGCTGCACCGGCCGGGCGAGGCCGCCTCGCTCGCGTCCTGCCTACGCCGGATCGCGGCCGAACCGGACCACAACCGGGAGCTGGGCCGGGAGGCCCGGCTCCGTTACGAACACGGTTTCAGCCCGGCGGTCGGCCTCGACCGCCTGGTTGACGAGTACCGCACCGCGATCGCGGGCCGGTCAGCACTGACTCGCGGCGGGGACACCCGCGCGAGCAGGGGGGATGGGGACAGTAGATGA
- a CDS encoding right-handed parallel beta-helix repeat-containing protein, producing MGIKWGHWAVPTALLALVLPAATGCESSTPGAAPKPTTAAPSASVATSVARVCAKPVAGPAKAPKGAVPVDPAVVGDLAAKTKSSPPHTTFWLRPGRHTLEPDRYAQVIPKEGDSYLGAPGAVLDGRKTNQYAFGGTARGVTIGYLTVQGFVAPQDEGVVNHDSADGWVIQHSTIQNNSGAGLMAGAHQQVRANCLRANGQYGMNAYKSGGRVTALVVEGNEIVGNNTGDWERRRPGCGCTGGVKFWAVDGADVRGNWVHDNRGAGLWADTNNNDFLIEDNVLEANDGAALIYETSYNAIIRKNTIRRNNWVEGRRYADKGDNFPFATVYLSESGGEPRIRARTDKIEIYGNVLENNWSGITLWENADRFCNSPANTSSGDCTLLVKKTGSCAQPAIATAPLYADCRWKTQRVDIHGNRFVLDKSVVDCTVKCDRMAVLANYGTYPDWSPYQGERVAEAITRKQDNHWHDNVYVGPWTFVAHDPSRTLDSAQWQAAPYQQDVGSTFRAGDGG from the coding sequence GTGGGGATCAAGTGGGGGCACTGGGCGGTGCCGACGGCACTGCTGGCGCTGGTTCTGCCGGCGGCGACCGGCTGCGAGAGCAGCACGCCGGGCGCGGCGCCGAAGCCGACCACCGCCGCGCCCTCCGCGTCCGTGGCCACGTCCGTGGCCCGGGTGTGCGCCAAGCCCGTGGCCGGGCCGGCGAAGGCGCCGAAGGGCGCGGTGCCGGTCGACCCCGCGGTGGTCGGTGACCTGGCGGCGAAGACCAAGAGCAGCCCCCCGCACACCACGTTCTGGCTTCGACCGGGCAGGCACACGCTCGAGCCGGACCGCTACGCCCAGGTCATCCCCAAGGAGGGGGACAGCTACCTGGGCGCGCCGGGCGCGGTGCTCGACGGCCGCAAGACCAACCAGTACGCGTTCGGCGGCACCGCCCGGGGTGTCACCATCGGCTACCTCACCGTGCAGGGTTTCGTCGCGCCGCAGGACGAAGGTGTGGTCAACCATGACTCGGCCGACGGGTGGGTGATCCAGCACTCCACGATCCAGAACAACTCCGGCGCCGGGCTGATGGCCGGCGCCCACCAGCAGGTCCGCGCCAACTGCCTGCGCGCCAACGGGCAGTACGGCATGAACGCGTACAAGAGCGGCGGCCGTGTCACCGCTCTGGTGGTCGAGGGCAACGAGATCGTGGGCAACAACACCGGCGACTGGGAGCGGCGGCGGCCGGGCTGCGGCTGCACCGGAGGCGTCAAGTTCTGGGCCGTCGACGGCGCCGACGTACGGGGCAACTGGGTGCACGACAACCGCGGGGCCGGGTTGTGGGCGGACACCAACAACAACGACTTCCTCATCGAGGACAACGTGCTCGAGGCCAACGACGGTGCCGCGCTGATCTACGAGACCAGCTACAACGCGATCATCCGGAAGAACACGATCCGCCGGAACAACTGGGTGGAGGGCCGCAGGTACGCCGACAAGGGCGACAACTTCCCGTTCGCGACCGTCTACCTGTCCGAGTCCGGCGGCGAACCGCGGATCCGGGCCCGCACGGACAAGATCGAGATCTACGGGAACGTGCTGGAGAACAACTGGTCCGGGATCACCCTGTGGGAGAACGCCGACCGGTTCTGCAACAGCCCGGCCAACACCTCCTCCGGTGACTGCACGTTGCTGGTGAAGAAGACCGGCAGCTGCGCACAGCCGGCGATCGCCACCGCACCGCTCTACGCCGACTGCCGGTGGAAGACCCAGCGGGTGGACATCCACGGCAACCGCTTCGTGCTGGACAAGTCCGTCGTCGACTGCACGGTCAAGTGCGACCGCATGGCGGTGCTGGCCAACTACGGCACCTATCCGGACTGGTCGCCCTACCAGGGCGAGCGGGTGGCCGAGGCGATCACCCGCAAGCAGGACAACCACTGGCACGACAACGTCTACGTCGGACCGTGGACGTTCGTCGCCCACGACCCGAGCCGGACACTCGACTCCGCGCAGTGGCAGGCCGCGCCGTACCAGCAGGACGTCGGCAGCACCTTCCGCGCAGGGGACGGTGGTTGA
- a CDS encoding alginate lyase family protein produces MTMSAGWYLRRLSRMGPREVGGRVGDTVRRRRWRSARPDCPNVTGARFTAVLPAGTIEAVPPDAAKRLLAEADRLMAGHAEYFGVVRDDLTDPDWWYDPKTGRRAPWGYAFDVPYRNEDAVGDVKQIWELSRHQYLTVLAAAYAISEDERYAERVAEHLRSWWAGNAPLRGVHWTSGIELGIRLLSWVWIRRLLDGWPGVGALFEGNPVALNQIWHHQRWLAAFPSRGSSANNHVIAEAAGQFAAACAFGWFPSSERWRADALRSLERHLRGNTFLSGLNRELATEYHGLVLELGLAALAEADTAGVPVPASIRLVLLRMTDALAAVVDSRLRPPRQGDSDDGHGLVVDGAGTDRWGSLLATGDAVFGRLAWWPTVTGTDVRTPLLAPLIRPCPQNGAAPAVSRPASRPGHFADAGMTILRGPTETTDTAEIWCRCDGGPHGFLSIAAHAHADALSVEVRHDGVDVLADPGTYCYHGQPEWRQYFRSTLGHNTLQLDGGDQSVSGGPFLWTRQARSRVLVADTSGAFAGGTARWCAEHDGYQRSVHRRRVELSAASQELTVVDEVRGPRRAVRLAFHLGPAIVAELAGHRAVLTWTRDGEDRSATLDLPGQLSWRAHRGESDPPLGWYSPGFGRKEPATALIGTGFADGAQGFTTVLRFHG; encoded by the coding sequence ATGACCATGAGCGCGGGCTGGTATCTGCGGCGGCTGTCCCGGATGGGACCGCGGGAGGTCGGCGGCCGGGTGGGCGACACGGTGCGCAGGCGGCGCTGGCGGTCGGCGCGGCCGGACTGCCCGAACGTGACCGGCGCCCGGTTCACCGCGGTGCTGCCCGCGGGGACGATCGAGGCGGTACCGCCGGACGCCGCGAAACGTCTCCTTGCCGAGGCGGACCGGCTGATGGCCGGGCACGCCGAGTATTTCGGGGTGGTCCGCGACGACCTGACCGACCCGGACTGGTGGTACGACCCGAAGACCGGGCGGCGGGCTCCGTGGGGCTACGCCTTCGACGTGCCGTACCGGAACGAGGACGCGGTCGGGGACGTCAAGCAGATCTGGGAGCTGTCCCGGCACCAGTACCTCACCGTGCTCGCGGCCGCCTACGCGATCAGCGAGGACGAGCGGTACGCCGAGCGAGTGGCCGAGCACCTGCGGTCGTGGTGGGCGGGCAACGCGCCGCTGCGCGGGGTGCACTGGACCAGCGGCATCGAGCTGGGGATCCGGCTGCTGTCGTGGGTGTGGATCCGCCGGCTGCTCGACGGCTGGCCGGGCGTGGGCGCTCTGTTCGAGGGCAACCCGGTGGCGCTGAACCAGATCTGGCACCACCAGCGGTGGCTGGCCGCCTTCCCCAGCCGGGGGTCTTCGGCGAACAACCACGTCATCGCCGAGGCCGCCGGACAGTTCGCGGCGGCCTGCGCGTTCGGCTGGTTCCCTTCCTCGGAGCGCTGGCGGGCCGATGCCCTGCGGTCGCTGGAGCGGCACCTGCGCGGCAACACCTTCCTCTCCGGCCTCAACCGTGAGCTGGCCACCGAGTACCACGGACTGGTGCTGGAGCTCGGCCTGGCCGCGCTGGCCGAGGCGGACACGGCAGGCGTGCCGGTGCCCGCGTCGATCCGGCTGGTGCTGCTGCGGATGACCGACGCGCTCGCGGCCGTCGTGGACAGCCGGCTGCGGCCGCCGCGTCAGGGGGACTCGGACGACGGGCACGGTCTGGTCGTGGACGGTGCGGGCACCGACCGCTGGGGCTCGCTGCTGGCCACCGGGGACGCCGTGTTCGGTCGGCTCGCCTGGTGGCCGACGGTGACCGGCACCGATGTGCGCACCCCGCTGCTGGCCCCGCTCATCCGACCGTGCCCGCAGAACGGAGCCGCACCGGCCGTGTCCCGCCCGGCAAGCCGACCGGGTCATTTCGCCGACGCGGGCATGACCATCCTGCGTGGTCCGACAGAGACGACGGACACGGCGGAGATCTGGTGCCGCTGCGACGGTGGTCCGCACGGGTTCCTGTCCATCGCCGCGCATGCCCACGCGGACGCGCTGTCCGTGGAGGTCCGGCACGACGGGGTCGACGTACTCGCCGACCCGGGGACGTACTGCTACCACGGGCAGCCCGAGTGGCGGCAGTACTTCCGATCGACCCTCGGGCACAACACCCTGCAACTGGACGGCGGTGACCAGTCCGTCTCCGGCGGCCCGTTCCTGTGGACCCGGCAGGCCCGCAGCCGCGTCCTGGTCGCGGACACCTCCGGCGCCTTTGCCGGGGGGACGGCCCGCTGGTGCGCCGAGCACGACGGCTACCAGCGCTCCGTGCACCGCCGCCGGGTGGAACTGTCGGCCGCGAGCCAGGAGCTGACGGTGGTCGACGAGGTGCGCGGCCCGCGCCGGGCCGTGCGACTGGCGTTCCACCTCGGCCCGGCGATCGTCGCCGAGCTGGCAGGACACCGGGCCGTGCTCACCTGGACCCGGGACGGCGAGGACCGCTCCGCGACGCTCGACCTGCCCGGGCAGCTGTCCTGGCGGGCGCATCGCGGCGAGAGCGACCCGCCGCTGGGCTGGTACTCCCCCGGCTTCGGACGCAAGGAACCCGCCACCGCGCTCATCGGCACCGGCTTCGCCGACGGCGCGCAGGGGTTCACCACCGTACTCAGGTTCCACGGCTAG